The Algoriphagus sp. TR-M9 genome has a window encoding:
- a CDS encoding TraG family conjugative transposon ATPase — protein MILKNKRNEFKLPYAGIETEFKGFHLLFNLNGDFGFILKLENPVVQYSADPSRYDFFHQLYTNVIKILGEGHLIQKQDVFSTESYHEDSSKEYLQRKYDEHFQGREYVSHNTYLVITKRSKGRYSEKSVNDFIQSIGKVTDLFERSGIKSNALNKTEIDRYVKRILSMNFYQDRIVLDNLVPVEKQVESGDRAFRSISLVDTDKVELPETIASHSERSDKDSLKGFPVDNMGFLFDVPNFQTIVYNQVIEIVEQRPTQHKLEVKRKRHSGIPDPANDMCVQDINRLLEDVTRNNQLLVNCHFNVLVSAQKEYIQGACNYVESSLFQQGIIANKNSYNQLELFRTVLPCNTAELKVYDYFLTTADAALCFFFKESLNQDEKSGFQIRFTDRQGIPLKIDPSDLPMQTNRINNRNKFVLGPSGSGKSFFMNALVEQYCMWNKQPDPKWLMDVVIVDTGHSYSGLCQYYNGKYITYTEEKPITTNPFAITEEEYNIEKKDYLLTLVSLLWKTADGTVSQVEADVISYTISAYYSSFFSDEGKIDRLCFNSFYDFALETIPEIMERERITFELDEFRFVLKKFYQGGEFKNLLNEEVDQSLFNESFVVFEIDSIKEHKVLFPIVTLIIMDVFIQKMRFRTKYRKALIIEEAWKAIASPLMAGYILYLYKTVRKFWGEAIVVTQELGDIIGNEVVKDSIINNSDTICLLDQTKFKDNYSQIASLLSISEKERRKIFTINQLDNQEGRGRFKEVYIRRGATGEVYGVEVSLFQYLTYTTEKPEKSAVEIYANAFGGYKMGLDAFVEDYTTSNLSLHSFFEKVNKEGCPLTDTFLSPNYRIA, from the coding sequence ATGATATTGAAGAATAAAAGGAATGAATTTAAGTTGCCCTACGCAGGTATAGAGACTGAATTCAAAGGATTCCATCTACTTTTTAATCTAAATGGGGATTTCGGATTCATTCTGAAACTTGAAAACCCTGTTGTCCAATATTCAGCAGACCCTTCCAGGTACGATTTTTTTCACCAGCTATATACGAATGTCATCAAAATATTAGGTGAAGGTCATTTGATCCAAAAGCAGGATGTTTTTTCCACTGAAAGCTATCATGAGGATAGTTCAAAGGAGTACCTGCAGCGGAAATATGATGAGCATTTTCAGGGCAGAGAATACGTTTCCCACAATACCTATTTGGTTATCACCAAGCGGTCAAAAGGAAGGTATAGTGAAAAATCAGTGAATGATTTTATTCAATCCATCGGAAAGGTAACAGACCTTTTTGAGCGATCAGGGATTAAATCTAATGCTCTGAATAAAACCGAGATTGACCGCTATGTGAAAAGGATTCTAAGTATGAATTTCTACCAGGATAGAATTGTACTGGACAATTTAGTGCCGGTAGAAAAACAAGTGGAAAGTGGAGATAGGGCATTCCGATCAATTTCACTTGTTGATACTGATAAGGTAGAGCTTCCCGAAACGATAGCGTCCCATTCAGAAAGAAGTGATAAGGATAGCCTCAAAGGATTTCCAGTTGATAACATGGGTTTTCTATTTGATGTCCCAAACTTCCAAACCATTGTTTACAATCAAGTCATCGAGATCGTAGAGCAAAGACCAACCCAACACAAACTTGAAGTCAAGCGAAAGCGGCATTCGGGAATTCCAGATCCTGCCAATGATATGTGTGTCCAGGACATTAACAGGTTATTGGAGGATGTGACAAGGAACAATCAGCTCTTAGTCAATTGTCATTTCAATGTCTTGGTTTCGGCACAGAAAGAGTATATCCAAGGAGCTTGCAACTATGTAGAGTCATCCTTGTTTCAGCAGGGGATTATTGCCAATAAAAATTCCTACAACCAATTGGAGTTGTTCAGGACTGTCCTTCCATGCAATACAGCTGAACTGAAAGTTTACGATTACTTTTTGACCACAGCAGATGCAGCGCTGTGCTTTTTCTTTAAAGAATCACTGAATCAAGATGAAAAAAGCGGTTTTCAGATTCGATTCACCGATAGACAGGGAATCCCCTTGAAAATTGATCCCTCAGATTTGCCCATGCAGACTAATCGAATCAACAATAGAAACAAGTTTGTATTGGGGCCTTCCGGATCGGGAAAATCATTTTTCATGAATGCCCTAGTGGAGCAGTATTGCATGTGGAACAAGCAACCTGATCCTAAGTGGCTGATGGATGTAGTGATCGTGGATACGGGACATTCCTATTCAGGACTGTGTCAATATTACAATGGCAAATACATTACCTATACTGAAGAAAAACCCATTACAACCAATCCTTTTGCCATCACTGAAGAGGAGTACAACATCGAGAAAAAAGACTATCTCCTGACGCTTGTTTCACTTCTTTGGAAGACAGCTGACGGCACCGTTTCACAGGTGGAAGCAGATGTGATCTCTTACACCATTTCAGCTTATTATTCTTCATTTTTCTCTGATGAAGGCAAGATTGATCGGCTTTGCTTCAATAGCTTTTATGACTTTGCCCTAGAGACAATTCCTGAAATTATGGAGCGTGAGCGAATCACGTTTGAACTGGATGAATTCCGATTTGTGCTCAAAAAATTCTACCAAGGTGGAGAGTTTAAAAATCTGCTAAACGAAGAGGTTGACCAATCCCTATTCAACGAATCCTTTGTGGTTTTTGAAATTGACAGCATCAAGGAGCATAAGGTTCTTTTTCCAATAGTGACGCTCATCATCATGGATGTATTTATCCAGAAAATGAGATTTCGAACCAAGTACCGGAAAGCTCTGATCATTGAAGAGGCATGGAAGGCCATCGCTTCTCCCTTGATGGCAGGGTATATTCTGTATCTGTATAAAACGGTGCGAAAGTTTTGGGGGGAGGCGATTGTAGTTACCCAGGAACTTGGGGATATCATCGGGAATGAAGTGGTGAAGGACAGTATCATCAACAATTCAGATACGATTTGCCTCCTAGACCAAACCAAGTTTAAAGACAACTATTCACAGATAGCTTCTTTGCTTTCCATCAGTGAGAAGGAACGAAGGAAGATTTTTACCATCAACCAGCTGGACAACCAGGAAGGGCGTGGCAGATTCAAGGAAGTTTACATTAGAAGAGGGGCTACAGGCGAAGTATATGGAGTAGAGGTTTCGCTGTTCCAATACCTAACCTACACCACGGAAAAGCCAGAAAAATCGGCAGTAGAAATTTATGCCAATGCATTCGGAGGCTATAAAATGGGTTTGGACGCATTTGTAGAGGATTATACTACTTCTAATCTAAGTCTTCATAGTTTTTTCGAGAAGGTTAACAAAGAAGGATGTCCACTCACTGATACATTTCTTTCACCGAATTACCGCATAGCATGA
- a CDS encoding DUF4134 family protein gives MKPIHFLFCSLLILSLPSMELLAQTPPGVEEFQEVESDMGSFYIALSRLSLVTGAISGLLGGLRVYNNWQMGRHHIDVQVISWFGACLFLATVSFFLGGLYGVPLT, from the coding sequence ATGAAGCCAATTCATTTTCTCTTTTGCTCCCTGTTAATTCTCTCTTTGCCTAGCATGGAATTGTTGGCGCAGACTCCTCCGGGCGTGGAAGAATTCCAAGAGGTAGAATCAGATATGGGATCTTTCTACATCGCATTGTCAAGACTATCTCTTGTTACTGGAGCTATCTCAGGGTTACTGGGAGGCCTACGGGTTTACAACAATTGGCAGATGGGCCGACATCATATTGATGTCCAAGTGATCAGCTGGTTTGGAGCATGCTTGTTTCTCGCAACTGTCAGCTTTTTTCTTGGCGGACTTTACGGAGTTCCACTTACCTAA
- a CDS encoding DUF4134 domain-containing protein, which translates to MFNRITKKISSALAMAIVSISAHAQGVQGITAAESSLLTYVDPVASLCLVIGAVVGIIGGFRVYSKWNQGDQDINKELMGWLGSCIFLVLVSVVIKAFFGV; encoded by the coding sequence ATGTTCAACAGAATTACAAAAAAGATCTCAAGTGCCTTAGCAATGGCCATTGTTTCAATTTCTGCACATGCCCAGGGAGTCCAAGGCATTACTGCAGCTGAATCCTCGCTATTGACCTATGTAGATCCCGTCGCAAGTCTTTGCCTGGTGATCGGTGCAGTGGTCGGGATTATTGGAGGTTTCCGAGTGTACAGCAAGTGGAACCAAGGCGATCAGGATATCAACAAAGAGTTGATGGGATGGCTGGGGTCCTGCATTTTCCTAGTACTGGTGAGTGTGGTCATCAAGGCGTTTTTCGGTGTCTAA
- a CDS encoding TroA family protein, with product MRTLLTISIIFCICLKSQGQTLIKDKAIIAQQERMVFKQWDEDKFYPKTIKVLGIPINYLWYSTWALHPNYPDLDRRPLSPTGEQTQRLGLAAAMQISSDYYKQHSDTVKNLASAEMARISGALSASDPLYQLYYKKELKPLEDPVSSAFQGIAPEVVEYMTDHGAYQWYLDNMASLSERYGFSKTLDMERGQRILMYHRIMLEMRDILEKWQYKLDMSANMLAFRKLHERKASGEFTISNSQDEEDIAKKIANQTQVLK from the coding sequence ATGAGAACCTTACTAACAATTTCAATCATTTTTTGCATATGTCTCAAGAGTCAAGGACAAACTTTAATTAAGGATAAAGCCATTATTGCCCAACAGGAGAGAATGGTTTTCAAGCAATGGGATGAAGACAAGTTTTATCCAAAGACCATCAAAGTTTTAGGAATCCCTATTAACTACTTGTGGTATTCAACTTGGGCATTGCATCCCAATTATCCAGACCTAGACAGAAGACCTTTGTCACCCACCGGAGAGCAGACCCAGAGGCTTGGGTTGGCTGCTGCGATGCAGATCTCTTCCGACTACTACAAACAACATTCGGATACGGTTAAGAATTTGGCTAGTGCAGAAATGGCTCGGATATCAGGTGCACTTTCGGCCTCGGATCCTCTATATCAACTCTATTATAAGAAGGAACTCAAGCCTTTGGAAGATCCTGTTTCCTCAGCTTTCCAAGGAATTGCCCCGGAGGTTGTCGAATACATGACCGACCATGGTGCCTATCAATGGTATCTGGACAACATGGCTTCCCTTTCCGAGCGCTACGGTTTTTCAAAGACCCTGGATATGGAGCGAGGTCAGCGAATCCTAATGTACCACAGGATTATGCTTGAAATGAGGGATATACTTGAAAAATGGCAATATAAGCTGGATATGTCAGCCAATATGCTAGCCTTTCGGAAGCTTCATGAGCGAAAAGCAAGCGGGGAATTCACTATTTCAAATTCGCAGGATGAAGAGGACATAGCCAAAAAAATTGCCAATCAAACCCAAGTCCTGAAATGA
- a CDS encoding DUF4133 domain-containing protein: MAKQFPIYKGLQKPLIYRGFQGKFIGWGIASLIIGVVLGGVIGSLTSMIAGGIITISAIVFGLLVTSQQQKKGLHSKTRHVGVFQIATSLKPKK, translated from the coding sequence ATGGCTAAGCAATTTCCAATATATAAGGGGCTTCAAAAACCCCTTATATATCGTGGATTTCAAGGAAAATTTATCGGATGGGGAATTGCCTCATTGATCATCGGAGTCGTGCTGGGTGGAGTTATCGGAAGTTTGACCAGCATGATAGCAGGAGGTATAATCACAATTTCAGCAATAGTATTTGGTCTATTGGTTACTTCTCAGCAACAAAAAAAGGGACTGCATAGCAAAACAAGGCATGTAGGAGTGTTCCAAATCGCAACATCCTTAAAACCTAAAAAATGA